In one Sphingobacterium daejeonense genomic region, the following are encoded:
- a CDS encoding carboxypeptidase-like regulatory domain-containing protein, whose amino-acid sequence MRRAFLFLILTAIFQSLAAQQLIKGKVINADNRSPIAGASIYINNSSLGTSSNKDGQFTLNTSSNLVELVITNMGFEKKVLQVQLPLDQELTVALFEKSTAIEEVVVTNYLKDGWKEWGRFFTENLIGIGDFADDCKITNHEVVKFRYDQKAKVLTAISTEPLKIRNNALGYDLVYDMGVFKMDFGTNMFYFEGYAFFKDIGKGKSKFKNNRNDAYQLSMNKFVTSTFNKSWEKDGYIVRKLVKKDNEVRLEARAKYKDILDSVQKKYNGNWKLFYASQNEVSEDQLNTIRKQMGQPEQISYLMGIMKPEEIIEIEDPESNLKRINYQDFLYVIFPAEFEKSRSKLLKKSASQVSELFLVDKEGIIIEKQGAYFPPANWILSGYAVGYSKLAYLLPLDYIPGE is encoded by the coding sequence ATGCGTAGGGCCTTTTTATTTTTAATACTAACCGCTATTTTCCAGTCCTTGGCAGCTCAACAGCTAATCAAAGGAAAAGTAATAAATGCAGACAATAGAAGTCCCATTGCAGGAGCATCTATTTATATCAATAATTCTTCTCTCGGCACCAGTTCTAATAAGGATGGACAATTTACACTGAATACCTCTAGCAATTTAGTTGAATTGGTAATTACCAATATGGGGTTTGAAAAGAAGGTCTTACAGGTACAGTTACCCTTGGACCAAGAATTAACGGTGGCACTATTTGAAAAGTCCACTGCAATTGAAGAAGTGGTAGTTACCAATTATCTAAAGGATGGATGGAAAGAATGGGGAAGATTTTTTACAGAAAATTTAATTGGAATTGGGGACTTTGCTGACGATTGTAAAATTACCAACCATGAGGTAGTCAAGTTTAGATATGACCAAAAGGCTAAAGTTTTGACAGCTATTTCAACTGAACCTTTAAAAATAAGAAATAATGCTCTGGGCTATGACTTAGTTTATGATATGGGTGTTTTTAAAATGGATTTTGGCACCAATATGTTTTATTTTGAAGGCTATGCTTTTTTTAAAGACATCGGCAAAGGAAAATCAAAGTTTAAGAATAATCGAAATGATGCCTATCAATTATCGATGAATAAATTTGTAACCAGTACGTTCAACAAGTCTTGGGAAAAAGACGGATATATAGTTCGGAAATTGGTAAAGAAAGATAATGAAGTTCGATTAGAGGCAAGAGCAAAATATAAAGATATTCTAGACTCTGTTCAAAAGAAATATAATGGGAATTGGAAACTATTCTATGCTTCGCAAAATGAGGTCAGTGAAGATCAATTGAACACAATCAGAAAACAGATGGGGCAACCTGAACAAATCAGTTATTTAATGGGGATTATGAAACCTGAAGAAATAATTGAAATAGAAGATCCAGAATCGAACCTAAAAAGAATCAACTATCAAGACTTTCTGTATGTTATCTTTCCTGCCGAATTTGAAAAATCAAGGAGTAAATTGTTGAAAAAATCAGCATCTCAGGTTTCTGAATTATTTTTGGTAGACAAAGAAGGCATAATAATCGAAAAACAGGGTGCTTATTTTCCTCCCGCAAATTGGATCTTGAGTGGCTATGCAGTCGGATATTCCAAGTTAGCCTACCTATTACCTTTGGATTATATTCCAGGTGAATAA